Below is a window of Streptomyces qaidamensis DNA.
GCGTGAACACCGGAGTCCATAACCGGATCGCGGCCTCGGCGACCTGGCGGTTGCGGATGACCAGGTCGGCGGGCAGGACGCCGTTCGTCACGAGCAACTCGCACTCGCCGTCGAGTTCCGCCGCCAACTCCTCCGGACTCCGGCGGCGTCGGCCGGGCCAGGGCGGCAACGGCGCCTCGTGCAACCGCCGGATGGCAGCACCCGCTGCGGCCCACGCGGCCGACGACGCGGTCGACGGCTCACCGAGACGGCCGAGCGCCGTCCCCGGGACGGCGGCGATCGCGAGCACGGACGGCTTACGCCACAGGACCTCCGGAGTCGGGACCGGCACCAAGGCCATCGCATCGACCTCGACGTCGATGCGCGCCTGATCGGCGTCCACCTTCAAGAACACGTCGCCGACGCGCAGAGTCGCGCGCTCGGAATGGGCGACGACGACTTTGACCTCATCCATGGGCGACCAGTATCCCGGGGATGACGGCCGACGTCTCCGGGTTCGGCACGTGCGACTACGCGGCTGACCGCGTCCCGATACCCGGCGGCATCGTGCGCGACACCGACCTCTGACCAGGTCAAGTCCACCACTTTTGCTGGGAGGCCTAAGCCGATCGACGTGCGCGTCGCCCACCACTTCGTGCTCCGCGGCGGCCTGATCGTCCCCGGGCTGCTCTCCCTGGGCGCCGCTGTCGAGGTCCTCGACCCGCCCGAGGCTCGCGCCGAACTCATCGCCGTGGCCACCCAACTCGCCGCGCTCTCCTGTGCGCGGGCCTGACGGCATCGACCGGCCTGCGCCGAACGGCAGGTCGGCTCGAGGCCGCCATCGCATTCGGCGGGCTGCGTCAACCGGTCTTCGCAGCGCAACGGCCGAGCCGGAACGGTTCGCATGGAGAGGCTGGGTGGTTACGGCCGTGCGGGCCCCTGCACCGTGCCGCGTGCGGAATGGGCCAGCAGCTTGGCCACCAGCTCACGCAGGACAAGCCGCTCGACCGGGGTGAGCGGCTCCACAAGGTCGGCGGTGACCTGCGGGACGTGCGCGGCGAGGGCGCGTTCCAGCAGTTCACGCCCTTTCGGGGTGGCTTCCAGGAGCGCGGCCCGGCGGTCGTCGGGGTGGGGGTGGCGGGCGAGCAGCCCGGCCTTCTCCATGCGGGCGATCAGCCGGGTCAGCCCGCCGGAGGTGAACGACAGGTCCTCGGCCAAGCGGGCGCTGGTGGTCCGGTTCTCCGGGTGCCGGGCCAGACGCAGGAGCACCTCGAACTCGGAACCGCCCAGGCCTGTGGCCGCGCGGATGGTGCGCTCGGCCTGCCCGCCGATCGCGTCCGTCAGCCGCAGGAAGTCGCCGTAGAGGACGACCGCCTCGTCGTTCAGCAGCTCATCCATAAAGCTGACGGTACAGCAATCTCAGATACCTCGTGGGCGCCACATCACAGCGTGCACTGTGCCACACCACAACTTGAAGGTTGAAGTAAAGCTGCCCAGGAAGGTACCTTCCTTCTCGACCACCGCACTGCAGCAC
It encodes the following:
- a CDS encoding phosphotransferase family protein, which encodes MDEVKVVVAHSERATLRVGDVFLKVDADQARIDVEVDAMALVPVPTPEVLWRKPSVLAIAAVPGTALGRLGEPSTASSAAWAAAGAAIRRLHEAPLPPWPGRRRRSPEELAAELDGECELLVTNGVLPADLVIRNRQVAEAAIRLWTPVFTHGDLQIDHVFVDGDEVTGIIDWSEAGRGDALFDLATLTLGHEGHLDDVIAGYGIDVDLDVIRAWWSVRSLLGVRWLVEHGFDPYAPGCEVDVLRSRM
- a CDS encoding MarR family winged helix-turn-helix transcriptional regulator; this encodes MDELLNDEAVVLYGDFLRLTDAIGGQAERTIRAATGLGGSEFEVLLRLARHPENRTTSARLAEDLSFTSGGLTRLIARMEKAGLLARHPHPDDRRAALLEATPKGRELLERALAAHVPQVTADLVEPLTPVERLVLRELVAKLLAHSARGTVQGPARP